From Micromonospora echinospora, one genomic window encodes:
- a CDS encoding FAD-dependent monooxygenase yields the protein MYDETTPVLIVGGGVVGLSTSLFLSAHGVRSVLVERHPGTAIHPRAWGWYPRTLELYRSVGLTDAIYAESAGFAGHVLNGKVESLTGREIHMSRIPDEEDVSDISPIERLVSLPQDRIEPLVLDRAYELGADIRFGAELVDLAQDDEGVTATVADRKTGTRRTIRAEYLVAADGTHSPIRERLGIRRHGRGVVRHQMSILFRADLTGPLAGRRFAICQVENDRVEGILGHDDSLGQGTLIVTYHPEKGERPEDFTDERCVELVRAAVGVPDLEVGLRSVMPWEMGALVAERFTDGRIFLVGDAAHVVPPVGGYGANTGIHDAHNLAWKLHAVLTGSASPTLLASYDAERHPVGVTVMTQAGLRLATRGGFATPEQKAAVRDTLMVTFGYVYDSSAVVAEPGDTVPAAPPGPGGIRTAALVDPRQLGGRPGTRAPHVWLRLDGKRISTLDLFGRRPVLLLGSAGEPWRAAATAAAKRLGVDLDVHRIGADLVEDDRPWHDTYGVTAQGAVLVRPDGFVCWRSPADAEPTESTVERVLTALLHP from the coding sequence GTGTACGACGAGACAACACCAGTACTGATCGTCGGGGGTGGGGTGGTGGGGCTCTCCACCTCCCTGTTCCTGTCCGCGCACGGCGTCCGGTCGGTCCTCGTCGAACGCCACCCGGGCACCGCCATCCACCCCCGCGCCTGGGGCTGGTACCCGCGCACCCTGGAGCTGTACCGCTCCGTCGGGCTCACCGACGCGATCTACGCCGAGAGCGCCGGCTTCGCCGGGCACGTCCTCAACGGCAAGGTCGAGTCGCTGACCGGCCGGGAGATCCACATGTCCCGGATCCCCGACGAGGAGGACGTCAGCGACATCAGCCCGATCGAACGACTGGTCTCGCTCCCCCAGGACCGGATCGAACCGCTGGTCCTGGACCGGGCCTACGAGCTGGGCGCCGACATCCGCTTCGGTGCGGAGCTGGTCGACCTCGCCCAGGACGACGAGGGCGTCACCGCCACCGTCGCGGACCGGAAGACCGGGACCCGGCGGACCATCCGGGCGGAGTACCTGGTCGCCGCGGACGGCACGCACAGCCCGATCCGGGAACGGCTCGGCATCCGGCGGCACGGCCGGGGCGTGGTCCGCCACCAGATGAGCATCCTGTTCCGCGCCGACCTCACCGGGCCGCTCGCCGGCCGCCGGTTCGCCATCTGCCAGGTGGAGAACGACCGGGTGGAGGGCATCCTCGGGCACGACGACTCACTCGGCCAGGGCACCCTGATCGTCACCTACCACCCCGAGAAGGGCGAGCGCCCGGAGGACTTCACCGACGAGCGCTGCGTCGAGCTGGTCCGGGCGGCGGTGGGCGTACCGGACCTGGAGGTCGGACTGCGCAGCGTCATGCCGTGGGAGATGGGCGCGCTGGTCGCCGAACGGTTCACCGACGGGCGGATCTTCCTCGTCGGCGACGCCGCGCACGTGGTGCCTCCGGTCGGCGGGTACGGCGCGAACACCGGCATCCACGACGCGCACAACCTGGCCTGGAAGCTGCACGCCGTGCTGACCGGGTCGGCCTCCCCCACGCTGCTGGCCAGCTACGACGCCGAGCGCCACCCGGTCGGGGTGACCGTGATGACCCAGGCCGGACTCCGGCTGGCCACCCGGGGCGGGTTCGCCACCCCGGAGCAGAAGGCCGCCGTCCGGGACACCCTGATGGTGACCTTCGGCTACGTCTACGACTCGTCCGCCGTGGTCGCCGAACCGGGCGACACCGTCCCCGCCGCCCCGCCCGGGCCGGGCGGGATCCGCACCGCCGCCCTGGTCGACCCACGTCAGCTCGGCGGCCGGCCCGGCACCCGCGCGCCGCACGTCTGGCTGCGCCTGGACGGGAAGCGGATCTCCACCCTGGACCTGTTCGGCCGGCGGCCGGTGCTGCTGCTCGGCTCGGCCGGCGAACCGTGGCGGGCCGCCGCGACGGCAGCCGCCAAGCGGCTCGGCGTCGACCTCGACGTCCACCGGATCGGCGCGGACCTGGTCGAGGACGACCGCCCCTGGCACGACACGTACGGCGTCACCGCGCAGGGGGCGGTGCTCGTCCGGCCGGACGGTTTCGTCTGCTGGCGGTCCCCGGCCGACGCGGAGCCCACCGAGTCCACCGTCGAACGCGTGCTGACCGCCCTCCTGCACCCCTGA
- a CDS encoding type I polyketide synthase, which yields MSEPQTTVGEAPVGRTEPIAIVGLACRLPKAPDPGAFWELLRDGVEAVGEPPADRWRDVGEPPAEVRRAGYLDRVDTFDAAFFGISPREAAAMDPQQRLMLELSWEVLEEARIVPASVRDSRTGVFVGAIWDDYATLSYRGGPEAVSPHTVTGVHRSILANRVSHHLGLTGPSMTVDTGQSSSLVSVQLACESLRRGESTLAIAAGVNLIMAPESTTGMARAGALSPDGRCHTFDARANGYVRGEGGAAVLLKPLARALADGDRVHAVILGGAVNNDGVAEGLTVPSRAAQEEVLRLAYADAGVDPLDVQYVELHGTGTRVGDPVEAGALGRVLGAGRPADAPLLVGSAKTNVGHLEGAAGVVGLLKAVLALRHRLLPASLNFTTPNPAIPLDELRLRVQQRAGDWPRPEAPLLAGVSSFGIGGTNCHLVLAAAPGQPVGAEPARAVGGPTVDMIAWPLSARGEGALREQAANLVRHLDAHPDLDPGAVAHSLVTTRTRFDQRAVVVAGDIAEARAALTALAGGQPDNGLVTGSATPGKVVFAFPGQGSQWVGMALGLLDTHPVFTAQLQRCAEALAPYTDWNLLDVLRGEPDAPPLDRVDVLQPALWAMIISLAETWRGHGVEPDAVIGHSQGEIAAAYVAGALTLDESARIVARRAQAITAISGTGGMVSVPLPPDQVDLTPWAGRLHVGALNGPYSTVVSGDLDALDEITAAHAERGITCRRVNIDYASHTHHVEPLRERWDEMLGELRPTAARIPFWSTVAAGPVDGTALTAAYWYGNLRNPVRLDETVRALAAAGHTHFVEPSPHPVLTVGIQDSLDVSDVVGTTTGTLRRGDGGPRRLLLSLATVHTRTGRAPVLTVGPGSVPHDTVDLPTYPFQRESYWIAAGPAPTGSAPAGAAHPVRDAEPVRDARPGLTGTLAERLALLPGPERSRLTLDLVRKNAAAVLGHASDTAIGVDVTFRDLGFDSVLSLELRNRLAAATGLRLASGLLFNHPTPTALAGHLRDELVGAGGDTAATRAGADPDEPIAVVAIGCRYPGDVRSSEDLWRLVADGVDAIGEFPTNRGWDLEGLFDPEPGAPGKSYARHGGFLHRADEFDEEFFGISPREAAAMDPQQRLLLETSWEAFERAGIDPTTLRGSRTGVFMGLMSQEYGPRLYETSAGSDGYRLTGSTASVASGRISYVFGFEGPTFTVDTACSSSLVAIHLAVQSLRRGESTLAVAGGACVMSSPGIFVEFSRQRGLAPDGRCKAFGAGADGTGWAEGAGVLLLERLSDARRNGHRVLAVIRGSAINSDGASNGLTAPNGPSQERLIRDALADAGLSPAEVDAVEAHGTGTQLGDPIEAGALLATYGQDRPADRPVRLGSLKSNIGHSQAAAGVGGVIKMIEALRHDLLPPTLHASEPSPHVDWSSGAVSVLTEAVPWPRGERPRRGAVSSFGISGTNAHVILEEAPADADPTGGDDNPAAPGDAVVALPLSARGQAALREQAANLARHLDAHPDLDPTVVAHTLSTTRARFDHRAVVVAAGREATREALTALAAGRSAPNLVTGAPTEGKTVFVFPGQGSQWVGMALGLLDTHPVFTAQLHRCAEALAPYTDWNLLDVLRGEPGTPPLDRVDVIQPVLWAMMISLAETWRAHGVEPDAVIGHSQGEIAAAYVAGALTLDDSARVVARRSQAITALAGTGGMVSVPLPVEEVDLSPWAERIHVAAINGPHSTVVAGEAAALEDLVATFQGRDVNARRIDVDYASHTPFVEPIRERMHELLGEIRPRAARIPFWSTYTGGLLDTTELGTGYWFQNLRNTVRFAETVRALAAAGHTHFVETSPHPVLTIGIQDTLDAADHPGTTTGTLKRGEGTAARLLLSLAHVHTHTGHRPRLVTDPTYEPGGTVDLPTYPFQPHRHWLAAPGGAAPDRTGGHRFLDAEIDLAGDAGVLLSGRLSRRAHPWLADHAVRDTVLLPGTALVDLASYAADRAGCGAVDDLVLEAPLVLPATGGVEIQVSVSPGDEPERRALTIHSRPATGEADTDRTWVRHATGTLAETGPDEGTRLDEWPPPQAEPWDLTDAYPRLADAGYRYGPTFRGLHRAWRDGDDLYAEVRLADDQPVTGFHVHPALLDAALHPLVSVLLDGDTRAGIALPFAWSGVRVHAVEATALRVHVRRTGERSAALTLTDESGSPVAEVESLTLQPAAPGQLTATAAHRDSLLELAWTEVTAPPTAGVTRLAALGESDLDAVGATVYPDLATLLASVEAGAPAPDVVVATAGAPEPEMVPATHSAVTATLDLLQQWLASDRLDASRLVLTTFRAVAADPGEPVRDPTTTAVWGLVRSAQTEHPGRFVLVDLDTPSHLRVPAAVATAEPQVAVRGDALRVPRLARTGTEQDLVVPETPDWRLLAAPRGTIDNLALAGPAGTDRALAEGEVRIAVRAAGLNFRDVLITLDMYPGAATMGCEAAGVVVEVGAGVTDLTPGDRVMGLFPDGAFGPVAVADHRLLTRIPAGWTFALAASVPTVFLTAWYGLVDLADLRAGERVLIHAATGGVGMAAVQVARHLGAEVFATASPAKWDTLVEAGFDDAHIANSRTLDFEQWFADATGQEGVDVVLNSLAGEFTDASLRLLPRGGRFVEMGKTDIRPAERVAADHPGVTYRFFDLLTVDPDRIRTMFAALMDLFGSGVLEPSPITTWPIERAPAAFRHLQQARHVGKLVLTLPGGLDPEGTVLITGGTGTLGRLLARHLVTRHAVRHLLLTGRRGRDADGVAELEKELAELGAEVTVAACDVADRDALARVLDEVPPAHPLTAVVHTAGLLDDATVEALAPEQVTGVLRPKVDGAWHLHDLTRDLPLDAFVLFSSVAGTIGLAGQGNYAAANAFLDGLAALRRSTGRTATSLAWGLWAEASGMTGHLAEADLARMSRAGVAGLSNEEGLALFDLAVTRDQAHLVPVRLDRAALRGHARLDTVPGMFRDLVPPPGRRVVERVTRGAGSSSSWADQLAQLPEERRHDALVRLLSTEVASVLGRSGGIDHGQTFRDLGFDSLASVELRNRLRTATGLRLPAGVVFEYPRVGELAEVLLDQVLAAGKA from the coding sequence GTGAGCGAACCGCAGACCACCGTGGGTGAGGCACCCGTGGGGCGTACTGAACCCATAGCGATCGTCGGACTCGCCTGCCGGCTTCCCAAGGCGCCCGACCCGGGCGCCTTCTGGGAGCTGCTGCGGGACGGGGTCGAGGCGGTCGGCGAACCGCCGGCGGACCGGTGGCGGGACGTGGGCGAACCGCCGGCGGAGGTACGTCGGGCCGGCTACCTGGACCGGGTCGACACCTTCGACGCGGCCTTCTTCGGCATCAGTCCCCGCGAGGCCGCGGCGATGGACCCGCAGCAGCGGCTGATGCTGGAGCTGAGCTGGGAGGTGCTGGAGGAGGCCCGGATCGTCCCCGCGTCGGTGCGGGACAGCCGCACCGGGGTCTTCGTCGGCGCGATCTGGGACGACTACGCGACGCTGTCCTACCGGGGCGGTCCGGAGGCGGTCTCCCCACACACCGTGACCGGGGTGCACCGCAGCATCCTCGCCAACCGGGTCTCCCACCACCTCGGCCTGACCGGGCCGAGCATGACCGTCGACACCGGACAGTCGTCGTCGCTGGTGTCGGTGCAGTTGGCCTGCGAGAGCCTGCGCCGGGGAGAGTCCACCCTGGCCATCGCGGCCGGCGTAAACCTGATCATGGCTCCGGAGAGCACCACCGGCATGGCTCGGGCCGGGGCGCTCTCGCCCGACGGCCGCTGTCACACCTTCGACGCCCGCGCCAACGGCTACGTACGGGGCGAGGGCGGCGCGGCCGTGCTGCTCAAGCCCCTGGCCCGGGCGCTGGCCGACGGCGACCGGGTGCACGCGGTCATCCTCGGGGGCGCGGTCAACAACGACGGGGTGGCCGAGGGGCTGACCGTGCCCAGCCGCGCGGCGCAGGAGGAGGTGCTGCGGCTGGCGTACGCCGATGCCGGCGTCGACCCGCTCGACGTGCAGTACGTCGAGTTGCACGGCACCGGCACCCGGGTCGGTGACCCGGTCGAGGCGGGCGCGCTGGGCCGCGTACTCGGTGCGGGCCGCCCGGCGGATGCGCCGCTGCTGGTCGGCTCGGCCAAGACCAACGTCGGTCACCTGGAGGGAGCGGCCGGCGTCGTCGGGCTGCTCAAGGCGGTGCTCGCCCTGCGTCACCGGCTCCTGCCGGCCAGCCTGAACTTCACCACCCCCAACCCGGCCATTCCGCTGGACGAACTGCGGCTGCGGGTGCAGCAGCGGGCGGGCGACTGGCCCCGACCGGAGGCGCCCCTGCTCGCCGGGGTTTCCTCGTTCGGCATCGGCGGCACCAACTGCCACCTGGTGCTCGCCGCCGCCCCGGGCCAGCCGGTCGGCGCGGAGCCGGCGAGAGCAGTGGGCGGGCCGACGGTCGACATGATCGCCTGGCCGCTCTCGGCACGGGGCGAGGGCGCCCTGCGCGAGCAGGCCGCCAACCTGGTCCGGCACCTGGACGCCCACCCCGACCTCGATCCGGGCGCGGTGGCGCACAGCCTGGTCACCACGCGGACCCGGTTCGACCAGCGTGCCGTGGTGGTCGCCGGGGACATCGCCGAGGCGCGGGCGGCGCTGACCGCGCTGGCCGGGGGGCAGCCCGACAACGGGCTGGTCACCGGTTCCGCCACGCCGGGCAAGGTGGTCTTCGCGTTTCCCGGGCAGGGCTCCCAGTGGGTCGGCATGGCACTGGGACTGCTCGACACCCACCCCGTCTTCACCGCGCAACTACAGCGCTGCGCCGAGGCGCTCGCCCCGTACACCGACTGGAACCTCCTCGACGTGCTGCGCGGCGAACCGGACGCCCCACCGCTGGACCGCGTGGACGTGCTCCAGCCGGCACTCTGGGCGATGATCATCTCGTTGGCGGAGACGTGGCGGGGGCACGGCGTCGAACCGGACGCGGTCATCGGCCACAGCCAGGGCGAGATCGCCGCCGCGTACGTCGCCGGGGCGCTCACCCTCGACGAGTCGGCGCGGATCGTGGCCCGTCGCGCCCAGGCGATCACCGCGATCTCCGGCACCGGGGGCATGGTCTCCGTCCCGCTCCCGCCCGACCAGGTCGACCTGACCCCGTGGGCGGGACGACTGCACGTCGGCGCGCTGAACGGGCCGTACTCCACGGTGGTCTCCGGCGACCTGGACGCCCTCGACGAGATCACCGCCGCGCACGCCGAGCGGGGGATCACCTGCCGCCGCGTCAACATCGACTACGCCTCGCACACCCACCACGTCGAGCCGCTGCGCGAGCGGTGGGACGAGATGCTCGGTGAGCTACGGCCGACCGCCGCCCGGATCCCGTTCTGGTCCACGGTGGCCGCCGGCCCGGTCGACGGCACCGCCCTGACCGCCGCCTACTGGTACGGCAACCTGCGCAACCCGGTCCGCCTCGACGAGACCGTCCGGGCGCTGGCCGCCGCCGGGCACACCCACTTCGTGGAGCCCAGCCCGCACCCGGTGCTGACCGTCGGCATCCAGGACAGCCTGGACGTCAGCGACGTCGTCGGCACCACCACCGGCACCCTCAGGCGTGGCGACGGCGGCCCGCGCCGGCTGCTGCTCTCCCTGGCCACCGTGCACACCCGCACCGGGCGGGCACCGGTCCTCACCGTCGGCCCGGGATCCGTTCCGCACGACACGGTCGATCTGCCCACGTACCCGTTCCAGCGGGAGTCGTACTGGATCGCCGCCGGACCGGCGCCGACGGGGTCCGCGCCGGCCGGCGCGGCGCACCCGGTACGGGACGCGGAGCCCGTCCGGGACGCGCGGCCCGGCCTGACCGGCACCCTGGCCGAACGGCTCGCCCTGCTGCCCGGGCCCGAGCGGTCCCGGCTGACGCTCGACCTGGTCCGCAAGAACGCCGCGGCGGTGCTCGGGCACGCCTCCGACACCGCGATCGGCGTCGACGTGACCTTCCGGGACCTGGGCTTCGACTCGGTGCTCTCGCTGGAACTGCGCAACCGGCTCGCGGCGGCCACCGGGCTACGGCTCGCCTCCGGGCTGCTGTTCAACCACCCGACCCCGACCGCCCTCGCCGGGCACCTGCGCGACGAACTGGTCGGCGCGGGCGGCGACACGGCGGCCACCCGGGCGGGCGCGGACCCGGACGAGCCGATCGCCGTGGTCGCCATCGGCTGCCGCTACCCCGGCGACGTCCGCTCCTCGGAGGACCTGTGGCGGCTGGTCGCCGACGGCGTCGACGCGATCGGCGAGTTCCCCACCAACCGGGGCTGGGACCTGGAGGGGCTGTTCGACCCGGAGCCCGGCGCACCCGGCAAGTCGTACGCCCGGCACGGTGGCTTCCTGCACCGGGCCGACGAGTTCGACGAGGAGTTCTTCGGGATCAGCCCACGCGAGGCCGCCGCGATGGACCCGCAGCAGCGGTTGCTGCTGGAGACCTCGTGGGAGGCGTTCGAGCGGGCCGGCATCGACCCGACCACGCTGCGCGGCAGCCGCACCGGCGTCTTCATGGGGCTGATGTCCCAGGAGTACGGGCCACGGCTCTACGAGACGTCGGCCGGCTCCGACGGGTACCGGCTCACCGGCAGCACCGCCAGCGTCGCCTCCGGGCGGATCTCGTACGTGTTCGGCTTCGAGGGCCCGACGTTCACGGTGGACACCGCCTGCTCGTCGTCGCTGGTGGCGATCCACCTCGCGGTGCAGTCGCTGCGCCGGGGCGAGAGCACCCTGGCGGTGGCCGGCGGGGCGTGCGTGATGTCCTCGCCGGGCATCTTCGTCGAGTTCAGCCGGCAGCGCGGTCTCGCGCCGGACGGCCGCTGCAAGGCCTTCGGGGCCGGGGCGGACGGCACCGGCTGGGCCGAGGGCGCCGGTGTCCTGCTGCTGGAGCGGCTCTCCGACGCGCGCCGCAACGGCCACCGGGTGCTCGCGGTGATCCGGGGCAGCGCGATCAACTCCGACGGGGCCAGCAACGGGCTCACCGCCCCGAACGGCCCGTCCCAGGAACGGCTGATCCGGGACGCGCTGGCCGACGCGGGCCTCTCCCCCGCCGAGGTGGACGCCGTCGAGGCGCACGGCACCGGCACCCAGCTCGGCGACCCGATCGAGGCCGGCGCGCTGCTCGCCACGTACGGGCAGGACCGGCCGGCGGACCGGCCGGTCCGGCTGGGCTCGCTGAAGTCGAACATCGGGCACAGCCAGGCGGCGGCCGGGGTGGGCGGCGTGATCAAAATGATCGAGGCGCTCCGGCACGACCTGCTCCCGCCCACCCTGCACGCGTCCGAGCCCTCGCCGCACGTGGACTGGTCGTCCGGCGCGGTCAGCGTGCTCACCGAGGCGGTGCCGTGGCCGCGCGGCGAGCGTCCCCGCCGGGGCGCGGTCTCCTCGTTCGGCATCAGCGGCACCAACGCGCACGTGATCCTGGAGGAGGCTCCGGCCGACGCCGACCCGACGGGCGGTGACGACAACCCGGCCGCCCCGGGTGACGCGGTGGTCGCCCTGCCGCTGTCGGCGCGCGGCCAGGCCGCCCTGCGCGAGCAGGCCGCCAACCTGGCCCGGCACCTCGACGCCCACCCCGACCTCGACCCGACGGTGGTCGCGCACACGCTGTCCACCACCCGGGCCCGCTTCGACCACCGGGCGGTCGTGGTCGCCGCCGGGCGGGAGGCGACCCGCGAGGCGCTCACCGCCCTCGCCGCGGGCCGGTCCGCGCCGAACCTGGTCACCGGCGCCCCGACCGAGGGGAAGACGGTCTTCGTCTTCCCCGGGCAGGGCTCCCAGTGGGTCGGCATGGCGCTCGGACTGCTCGACACCCACCCCGTCTTCACCGCGCAGCTGCACCGCTGCGCCGAGGCGCTCGCCCCGTACACCGACTGGAACCTCCTCGACGTGCTGCGCGGCGAACCGGGCACCCCGCCGCTGGACCGGGTGGACGTCATCCAACCCGTCCTCTGGGCCATGATGATCTCCCTCGCCGAGACCTGGCGGGCGCACGGCGTCGAACCGGACGCGGTCATCGGCCACAGCCAGGGCGAGATCGCCGCCGCGTACGTCGCCGGGGCGCTCACCCTCGACGACTCGGCGCGGGTCGTCGCCCGCCGGTCGCAGGCGATCACCGCGCTGGCCGGCACCGGGGGCATGGTCTCCGTGCCGCTGCCGGTGGAGGAGGTGGACCTGTCCCCGTGGGCGGAACGGATCCACGTCGCGGCGATCAACGGACCCCACTCCACGGTGGTGGCCGGTGAGGCCGCCGCCCTGGAGGACCTGGTCGCGACCTTCCAGGGCCGGGACGTCAACGCCCGCCGGATCGACGTCGACTACGCCTCGCACACCCCGTTCGTGGAGCCGATCCGCGAGCGGATGCACGAACTGCTCGGCGAGATCCGGCCCCGGGCCGCGCGGATCCCGTTCTGGTCCACCTACACCGGCGGCCTGCTCGACACCACCGAGCTGGGCACCGGGTACTGGTTCCAGAACCTGCGCAACACCGTCCGGTTCGCCGAGACCGTCCGGGCGCTGGCCGCCGCCGGGCACACCCACTTCGTCGAGACCAGCCCGCACCCGGTGCTCACCATCGGCATCCAGGACACCCTGGACGCCGCCGACCACCCGGGCACCACCACCGGGACGCTGAAGCGCGGTGAGGGAACGGCCGCCCGGCTGCTGCTCTCCCTGGCCCACGTGCACACCCACACCGGGCACCGGCCCCGGCTGGTCACCGACCCGACGTACGAGCCGGGTGGCACGGTCGACCTGCCCACGTACCCGTTCCAACCGCACCGGCACTGGCTCGCCGCGCCCGGCGGGGCGGCCCCGGACCGGACCGGGGGGCACCGGTTCCTGGACGCCGAGATCGACCTGGCCGGCGACGCGGGAGTGCTGCTCTCCGGCCGGCTGTCCCGGCGCGCACATCCCTGGCTCGCCGACCACGCGGTACGCGACACGGTGCTGCTTCCCGGCACCGCCCTGGTCGACCTGGCCTCGTACGCCGCCGACCGGGCCGGCTGCGGCGCGGTCGACGACCTGGTCCTGGAGGCGCCGCTGGTGCTGCCGGCCACCGGTGGGGTGGAGATCCAGGTGAGCGTCTCCCCCGGCGACGAGCCGGAGCGCCGGGCCCTGACCATCCACTCCCGGCCGGCGACCGGGGAGGCGGACACCGACCGGACCTGGGTCCGCCACGCCACCGGAACCCTCGCCGAGACCGGACCGGACGAGGGGACGCGCCTGGACGAGTGGCCCCCGCCGCAGGCCGAGCCGTGGGACCTGACCGACGCCTACCCCCGGCTGGCCGACGCCGGCTACCGGTACGGGCCGACGTTCCGGGGCCTGCACCGGGCCTGGCGGGACGGTGACGACCTCTACGCCGAGGTACGGCTCGCCGACGATCAGCCGGTCACCGGTTTCCACGTGCACCCGGCACTGCTCGACGCGGCGCTGCACCCCCTCGTGTCGGTCCTGCTCGACGGGGACACCCGGGCCGGGATCGCCCTGCCGTTCGCGTGGAGCGGGGTGCGGGTGCACGCGGTGGAGGCGACCGCGCTGCGGGTGCACGTCCGGCGCACCGGGGAGCGGAGCGCCGCGCTGACCCTGACCGACGAGTCCGGCTCGCCGGTCGCCGAGGTGGAGTCGCTCACCCTGCAACCCGCCGCCCCCGGTCAGCTCACCGCCACGGCGGCGCACCGGGACTCGCTGCTGGAGCTGGCCTGGACCGAGGTGACCGCGCCACCGACCGCCGGGGTCACGCGGCTGGCGGCGCTCGGCGAGAGCGACCTGGACGCAGTCGGCGCGACGGTCTACCCGGACCTGGCCACGCTGCTCGCCTCGGTCGAGGCCGGGGCGCCGGCGCCGGACGTGGTGGTGGCCACCGCCGGGGCCCCGGAGCCGGAGATGGTCCCGGCGACCCACTCGGCGGTCACCGCCACGCTGGACCTGCTCCAACAGTGGCTGGCCAGCGACCGGCTGGACGCCTCCCGCCTGGTGCTGACCACGTTCCGGGCGGTCGCCGCCGACCCGGGCGAGCCGGTCCGGGACCCGACGACCACCGCGGTGTGGGGGCTCGTGCGCTCCGCGCAGACCGAGCACCCCGGCCGGTTCGTCCTGGTCGACCTGGACACCCCGTCGCACCTGCGGGTTCCCGCCGCGGTCGCCACCGCCGAGCCGCAGGTGGCGGTCCGGGGGGACGCGCTGCGCGTACCCCGGCTGGCCCGCACCGGCACCGAACAGGACCTGGTCGTGCCGGAGACGCCGGACTGGCGGCTGCTGGCCGCACCGCGCGGCACCATCGACAACCTGGCCCTGGCCGGGCCCGCCGGGACGGACCGTGCACTGGCCGAGGGGGAGGTCCGGATCGCGGTCCGGGCCGCCGGCCTGAACTTCCGCGACGTACTGATCACCCTCGACATGTATCCGGGCGCGGCGACGATGGGCTGCGAGGCGGCCGGGGTGGTCGTCGAGGTCGGCGCGGGCGTGACCGACCTGACCCCCGGCGACCGGGTGATGGGCCTCTTCCCCGACGGGGCCTTCGGTCCGGTCGCGGTGGCCGACCACCGGCTGCTCACCCGCATCCCGGCGGGTTGGACCTTCGCGCTCGCCGCCAGCGTGCCGACGGTCTTCCTCACCGCCTGGTACGGGCTGGTCGACCTGGCCGACCTGCGGGCCGGCGAACGGGTGCTGATCCACGCCGCCACCGGCGGGGTCGGCATGGCGGCGGTGCAGGTCGCCCGGCATCTGGGCGCCGAGGTCTTCGCCACGGCCAGCCCGGCGAAGTGGGACACGCTGGTGGAGGCCGGCTTCGACGACGCGCACATCGCCAACTCCCGCACGCTGGACTTCGAGCAGTGGTTCGCCGACGCGACCGGGCAGGAGGGCGTGGACGTGGTGCTCAACTCGCTGGCCGGCGAGTTCACCGACGCCTCGCTGCGGCTGCTGCCCCGGGGTGGCCGGTTCGTCGAGATGGGCAAGACCGACATCCGTCCGGCCGAGCGGGTCGCCGCCGACCACCCGGGAGTGACGTACCGGTTCTTCGACCTGCTGACGGTGGACCCGGACCGGATCCGGACGATGTTCGCCGCCCTGATGGACCTCTTCGGCTCCGGCGTGCTGGAGCCAAGCCCGATCACCACCTGGCCGATCGAGCGGGCCCCGGCCGCCTTCCGCCACCTCCAGCAGGCCCGGCACGTCGGCAAACTCGTGCTGACCCTGCCCGGAGGCCTCGACCCGGAGGGCACCGTCCTGATCACCGGCGGCACCGGCACGCTGGGTCGGCTGCTGGCCCGGCACCTGGTCACCCGGCACGCCGTCCGGCACCTGCTGCTGACCGGCCGACGCGGCCGGGACGCCGACGGGGTGGCCGAGCTGGAGAAGGAACTCGCCGAGCTGGGCGCGGAGGTGACCGTGGCGGCCTGCGACGTGGCCGACCGGGACGCTCTGGCGCGGGTGCTCGACGAGGTGCCGCCGGCCCACCCGCTCACCGCGGTCGTGCACACCGCCGGCCTGCTCGACGACGCCACGGTCGAGGCGCTCGCCCCGGAACAGGTGACGGGGGTCCTGCGGCCCAAGGTGGACGGTGCCTGGCACCTGCACGACCTGACCCGGGACCTGCCGTTGGACGCCTTCGTGCTGTTCTCGTCGGTCGCCGGGACGATCGGGCTGGCCGGTCAGGGCAACTACGCCGCCGCGAACGCGTTCCTCGACGGACTGGCCGCACTGCGCCGCTCCACCGGCCGCACCGCCACCTCGCTGGCCTGGGGCCTGTGGGCCGAGGCCAGCGGGATGACCGGGCACCTCGCCGAAGCCGACCTGGCTCGGATGAGCCGGGCCGGGGTCGCCGGACTGTCCAACGAGGAGGGTCTCGCCCTGTTCGACCTGGCCGTCACCCGTGACCAGGCCCACCTGGTGCCGGTTCGACTGGACCGGGCCGCGCTGCGGGGCCACGCGCGACTCGACACCGTCCCCGGCATGTTCCGGGACCTCGTCCCGCCGCCCGGACGGCGGGTCGTCGAGCGGGTGACGCGGGGCGCGGGGTCGTCCTCCTCCTGGGCCGACCAGCTCGCCCAGCTACCCGAGGAGCGCCGGCACGACGCCCTGGTGCGGCTGCTGAGCACCGAGGTCGCGTCGGTCCTGGGCCGCAGCGGCGGGATCGACCACGGCCAGACGTTCCGGGACCTCGGTTTCGACTCGCTCGCCTCGGTGGAGCTGCGTAACCGGCTCCGGACCGCCACCGGGCTCCGGCTGCCCGCCGGGGTGGTCTTCGAGTACCCCCGGGTGGGCGAGCTGGCGGAGGTCCTGCTCGACCAGGTGCTGGCGGCGGGGAAGGCGTGA